The stretch of DNA taGCTACTGTaatcagagagggagacaggtataGTACAGCTCAATGCACAGGCCCAGAAAGCCCAGCTTTATGTGACTAATCTGCACAATGTTATTAATACCAAAGAAATAACTGGTGGCTGCCAGGCCTCAGAGCCACTAAAATATCATCACGGTTCTGTAACGCTGCTGGATAGCAGTCAGACAAGTGTGTACTTGATAACTGGAATGCATTGGGCGAACCTGTACAAATGTTACCTACGGTAAGTGTTCTTCTCAACAGTGTTGTACTGTTTCTGGATGGTCAGGTGAAGATTTACCCTCTACTTTACATACAGTCAAATAAAGAGAAACTACACATGACTAactctacagtagaagggcactaacacactacagtagaagggcactaacacactacagtagaagggcactaacacactactaacactacaggagaagggcactaacacactactaacactacagtagaagggcactaacacactactaacactacagtagaagggcactaacactacagtagaagggcactaacacactactaactctacagtagaagggcactaacactctactaacactacagtagaagggcactaatacactactaacactacagtagaagggcactaacactctacagtagaagggcactaacacactacagtagaagggcactaacacactactaacactacagtagaagggcactaacacactactaacactacagtagaagggcattAACactctacagtagaagggcactaacacactacagtagaagggcactaacacactactaactctacagtagaagggcactaacactctacagtagaagggcactaacacactacagtagaagggcactaacacactacagtagaagggcactaacacactacagtagaagggcactaacacactactaactctacagtagaagggcactaacactctacagtagaagggcactaacacactacagtagaagggcactaacacactacagtagaagggcactaacacactacagtagaagggcactaacacactactaactctacagtagaagggcactaacacactacagtagaagggcactaacacactactaactctacagtagaagggcactaacactctacagtagaagggcactaacacactacagtagaagggcactaacacactactaacactacagtagaagggcactaacacactacagtagaagggcactaacacactactaacactacaggagaagggcactaacacactactaacacgacagtagaagggcactaacacactactaacactacagtagaagggcactaatactacagtagaagggcactaacactacagtagaagggcactacacactacggtagaagggcactaacacactacagtagaagggcactaacacactactaacactacagtagaagggcactaacactacagtagaagggcactaacactacagcagaagggcactaacactacagtagaagggcactaatacactactaacactacagtagaagggcattaacactacagtagaagggcactaacactacagtagaagggcactaacactacagcagaagggcactaacactacagtagaagggcactaacacactactaacactacagtagaagggcattaacacactactaacactacagtagaagggcattaacactacagtagaagggcactaacactacagtagaagggcactaacactacagtagaagggcactaacactacggtagaagggcactaacacactacagTAGAaaggcactaacactacagtagaagggcactaacacattactaacactacagtagaagggcactaacacactactaacactacagtagaagggcactaacacactactaacactacagtagaagggcactaacactacagtagaagggcactaacactacagtagaagggcactaacacactactaacactacagtagaagggcactaacactacagtagaagggcactaatacactactaacactacagtagaagggcactaacacactactaacactacagtagaagggcactaacactacagtagaagggcactaacactacagtagaagggcactaacacactactaacactacagtagaagggcactaacactacagtagaagggcactaacacactactaacagTTACAGGGTGTGGCAGACGTAGGAGTATGAGCAATAAGGGGAGTAGACAGGTTAGGAGACAGGACAGGAAAGAAGGAGACTGGGTAGGAGACAGAAAAGGAGATAGGGTAGGAGAAACGTACCCTCCTTGGTTGGCAGAGTGTTCTTCTCAGCAGTACTGGTCTTCTTTAGACACTTCTTGTCAAAGGTCTCCACTCCCTGCTTCACTGGGTTGTTGTCGCCCATCTTAGATGATGTCTGAGGGAGAAGGAGTCAGAATGTAAATGtcgggagagacagagaacgagaagagatagagggagagagtccTTAGACAAATATGTAATCTAGAATACAGGTGAGTGGATGCAGGTATATCCAGCCACACCCacctttaccacacacacacacacacacacacacacacacacacacacacacacacacacacacacacacacacacacacacacacacacacacacacacacacacacacacacacacacacacacacacacacacacacacacacacacacacacacacacacacacacacacacacacacacacacacacacacacacacacacaccagactcttTAGCTAGTTACGTAATTCAGTCACTTGAATCAACACACACTCCCCACTCCCACGACATTACCATTCACCATCTAACAAAGGAGAACAAATATCCAGGAGATAGAGAGCTGTTCTTATGGCATCATGTTACCCAAGCACTCAGGTCTGCTGCAATCCACTGGTTCTAGTATACAGGAACGCATAACTTtctggttcagagagagagaggctgcacaAAGAGCATATTGGGATGGAAGAATGGTATTCAAAATATATGAAAGGATGTGAATGAATGAACCTACATGCATTAGGATGTTAAGGTGCCACTTCCTAGTGTTTTAGATCTGTGTAGACCTGTAGTCTACTCATTCAAACACAAATACAATTCTTAGCATACTACTAGAAAGTGtacactgccctaccaagcaaaaaggcaggaACTGCTCATTTGGTCTAAGATTAGTTCATGTACTTTTTGCTACATTAAATAGATGTTTAATCATGTGGACAAGaatcctgcctctattgtattgtgttttggagaaaatgggggtcatgttagcagtaactggATAAAGTTACTGTTAACCCAAGGTAAATAACATATATTTTTCTCAGTTCCacgctatgagcagttactgACTTTTTGCTCGGTAGGGCAGTACATTGCAGTGTGATTTCACATGCAAGGGCCAATGCTGTTCCACCTCCACACACTGGTGCTTTATTTGAACAAATATTTAATTTATACTTCCACAAACGCAGAACTCAAAAACAGTCTCATGATCTGCTTGCAGGCAGACCTTATCTCGGTTCCCGTGAGTGCAATAGCTGGGTGTGACGTTGTTGTTTTTGCAGACCAATTTCTGTAAACCGTACAGATTCATTCATAGGTGTCAACGCCATCTGCAGTAAAGCTAATTAGCTAATTTGACAGATCTGTCATGTTAAGGCATGTTGAGCTCATTATtagaacatgttttttttaatcataaaCGGCACCTCAATGAACCGCCAAACCAAAAGGCTGACTGTAGGCTGGAAGCATGTCAGCCGTCAGCATCACATGCATTGATTGGGCTTTAGGTAACAGTGCGACAACTGAAAACAATCAAATGTATTCGGAATGTCATCATACCAAGGCCTGTAACTATGATATAGATAGAGCCACGATGACAATTCGCCTAACCTAACCATACAATAAGGAAACACAGACACGTTAAATAGCCTAGTTGGCAAAGGAATGCTGCAGGTGCGTTAAATGCATGCATTGTAGAACTGTcaacacagcaacaacaaaaaatctttaAAAAGCCTAATACTAAATCATATCGcctaataataacaaataatataTAGCCTATGCTTTACTGACAATCAAATACAACCGCACCTTCCTTCCATctgttatttgtatttgtatttttacaaatGCATAATAACACGATCATCAGAATAACGTTTTTAGGCTATGATGGCAACATAGGGTGGCATCCATAAACTAACGAACAcatagagggagacagggatatGGAATTTGAATCATTTGTATATTAAAGCTACCAATATTTACCTGGTCCGAGGATGTGCGGTGAGAATGTCCGTTACAGGTACTACGTCAGGGTGTAGTCTGCATATGTGTTGGACAAACGGTTAAATAGGGAAAGCGcacccttttttttttacaccaacTAAACACCAATCTGAGCTACGCCATTGGCCCAATCCATCCAGAGGAGGGATACCATTGGCCAGGTTAAATCCATTCGTTGAGATGTTGAGGGGGACAATGTTGTGCAGCGTTAATTTGATAAATCCGACAGTGATACCACAACGCCACCTTGTGGATACATACAGCATAGCCTACAGGTccagagatgagtggagagggcAACGCAAGAAGCATCTCCATATAAAATTCatcataaactgggtggttccagccctgaatgctgattggctggtcCATCGTGGTATatgagaccgtataccacgggtatgacaaaacatgtatttttacttctctaattactttggtaacaactttataatagcaataagcaACCTCTGGGgcttgtggtatattgccaatataccacggctaatggctgtatccaggcactctgcaatgcgtcgtacataagaacagcccttagctgtggtatattcgccatataccacaccccctcgtaccttattgcttaagtataaaGTGAAACTCAAGTGTGGTTTGATAAAACATGTACTAATGCTCAGGCATGTCATAATGCAGCCTCGTGGATCAACattgtacagtagtacagtctggTACTTACAGTATATGTTCTCTGATGTCAAAAtattatggggcggcagggtagcctagtggttagagcgctggactagggaccggaaggttgcaagttcaaaccgctgacctgacaaggtacaaatctgtcgttctgctcctgaacaggcagttaacccactgttcctaggccgtcattgaaaataagaatttgttcttaactgacttgcctagttaaataaaggttaaaaaatcaTTCAACTATTCCTCCGAGAGTAGAATATAATCAATTAGAATAGCCCGATTTCCACCAGCCATATTCTGTATGTTATGGACTTTATAGTCCATTTTGTGAGAAACAGACATTGGTAATGAAGCAATACAGTATAAGACAAAGGAAGGGTCCTATACTGAGTGATACATATCTCATTTGATTGATATGCAGTTGTTCGTTGACATGTTATCAAGGACCTGTTGGCGAACCTTGACAGAGCACCTTGAACATAAATGGATCTCCTCGGATCTCCTCGGATCCGATACATTCCTGACTGAAAAAAATAGGAAACAGTGAGGCACCTGAAAGAAATGGAGCCATTACACATCATTGTCTTTTGGCTCATAAAAACCTGATATCAGAGATGTTAGTAAATGTTTAACGGCTgtccctcttctcttttctcaaaaatacaattaaaaagtgtaaaataaaaatgtaaagttGTCCTTTTCACTTTATAAACATTTAATAAAATGTGTATGGTCTGAGTAATACAGTGGTGCACAACGTCCCTGAGAACATGCTGCATCCCTGGACAGCTCCAGAAGACATCAGCACTCAAGGCCctaaaaggtagtgcactacaaagggaatagggtgacatttgtgaCGTAGAACCCTTTTCACGACCGGAGCAATGAGGTGTGGTGTTTCAGTTTGCGGAGCGTCTCTGCAGCTTGTTGTAGACGGCTGTGTTGATTCCCCAGTTGATACAGCTCCTGAGAATAACCAGGGAACCTCCACGGTACAGCAGATGGACGCTCCTCTTCAGCCGACCTTCCCACAGTGCCTTCCAGCTCTGCCTCACCCCCCCAGCCCAGCCTGCATGTTGACCACCAGCACAGTGCCTTCCAGCTCTGCCTCACCCCCCCAGCCCAGCCTGCATGTTGACCACCAGCACAGTGCCTTCCAGCTCTGCCTCACCCCCCCAGCCCAGCCTGCATGTTGACCACCAGCACAGTGCCTTCCAGCTCTGCCTCACCCCCCCAGCCCAGCCTGCATGTTGACCACCAGCACAGTGCCTTCCAGCTCTGCCTCACCCCCCCAGCCCAGCCTGCATGTTGACCACCAGCACAGACAGAGGATACAGGGACATGCTGATCACCATACTAATCACAATTCCTCTCAGAAAGGATGAGACTGTAGAAGGAAGCTCCTTCTCCCTCAGAGCAGCACTGACGGGGTCCTTCAGGCCAAAGTAGCCGACGTAGATGCAGCTTCCCAGGGGGTTACGGGCCAGTATGGGGATGAAGGCTCTGTAGTACCCCGACCCTAGCCTCTCTGCTCCCAGACGGGCCAGCACACTCCTCAGGGTGGGCAGGCTGCGGCCGTTGTTCCCGTCCTGCAACACATTCTGCACACAAACTTGCTCATCAGCTATATGCCCTATTGAATATCTTCTATGATGGATTACACCTAAAATAATTAAAACATGCATTGAGGAACAGTTTAAAGAATACATTTTAACCTACTTACCAGAACACCGATAAGGATTTGTTTAGCCTACAGATGATTATCTCATTTTATAGCCTAGCCACAGTTAGATAtgtgcaacctggtctcagagcatttcgtattattatgTACACATATCCAAGAAAtgacatttagtatgatatgttacatttcatacggtatgtattaatttgtggatttcCACCAGCCATTCTGTAtgttatgttatgaattacaatttgtattatattgtaacaaccctgggtttataagcgcggatatcGACCCTGTCGCTTGAGCATGCTTTTGGGGCACAGTCGATAGtgcgctggacttcgggctagaaggcagagggttcgagacctgctccctgctgtttcattacaatatgttacaaatttgctaaacttacaatatgttatgaatttgcaataCATACTCTGTTAGGAATTttcaaaatgtatgatatgttacgaattctagctaagtggctaggtggctaacgttagctagctggctaatgttagctaggctaggggttaaggg from Oncorhynchus kisutch isolate 150728-3 linkage group LG15, Okis_V2, whole genome shotgun sequence encodes:
- the tmsb1 gene encoding thymosin beta 1 — encoded protein: MGDNNPVKQGVETFDKKCLKKTSTAEKNTLPTKEDIEQEKKAEEGSK